A genomic region of Caenorhabditis elegans chromosome V contains the following coding sequences:
- the hmgs-1 gene encoding Hydroxymethylglutaryl-CoA synthase (Confirmed by transcript evidence) has product MSLGQLSYTPVTDVGIGAIELYFPQNFVDQNDLEKFNNVSSGKYTIGLGQQQMGFCSDNEDIVSISLTVTRKLIETYKISTDSIGCLVVGTETMIDKSKSVKTALMDLFPGNSDIEGVDIKNACFGGAQALLHAIDWVTVNHPLDKKNAIVVVADIAIYEEGPARCTGGAGAIAFLICPDASIPIDRQFSACHMKNTWDFFKPITPIPSEYPVVDGSLSLSSYLEAVRMTYTYFISKVNRHTTGIDGLNSFDGVFLHSPFTKMVQKGLAVMNYTDSQLRHKQLNGNGVDHKLDENDRAGLAKMIELSAQVWKEKTDPYLVFNRRIGNMYTPSLFAQLLAYLAADDCVTGEKSILFFAYGSGLASAIFPGRVRQTSNLDKIRQVAIRAIKRLDDRIQFTPEEFTETLQKREVFLRSKEIPKSPSETSLFPNTYFLDNMDKLYRRSYTLHEEPNGVQNGNGIHH; this is encoded by the exons ATGAGCTTGGGTCAATTGTCATATACACCAGTGACGGATGTTGGAATTGGAGCAATTGAGTTGTATTTTCCCCAGAACTTTGTCGATCAAAATGATTTAGAAAAG TTTAACAATGTATCCAGCGGAAAATACACAATTGGACTGGGGCAACAGCAAATGGGATTCTGCTCGGACAACGAGGACATCGTATCCATCTCCCTTACAGTCACAAGGAAACTTATTGAAACTTACAAA ATCTCGACTGATTCGATTGGCTGTTTGGTTGTAGGTACCGAAACAATGATCGACAAGAGCAAAAGTGTGAAGACAGCTTTAATGGACTTATTTCCTGGAAATTCGGATATTGAAGGAGTCGACATCAAAAATGCCTGCTTTGGAGGCGcacaa gcaCTGCTGCACGCTATCGATTGGGTCACAGTGAATCATCCGCTTGATAAGAAAAACGCAATTGTAGTAGTCGCGGATATTGCAATATATGAAGAAGGTCCAGCGAGATGTACAGGCGGTGCAGGAGCGATTGCTTTTCTTATTTGTCCAGATGCTTCTATTCCGATTGATCGGCAGTTTTCAGCGTGTCACATGAAAAACACGTGGGATTTCTTTAAGCCAATTA cGCCGATTCCGAGTGAATACCCCGTTGTCGATGGATCATTATCATTGAGCTCATATTTGGAAGCAGTCAGAATGACATACACATATTTCATATCAAAAGTTAATCGCCATACAACGGGTATCGACGGGCTGAACTCATTTGACGGAGTGTTTCTTCACTCACCGTTCAcgaaaatggttcaaaaaggCCTGGCTGTGATGAACTATACTGACTCGCAACTTCGTCACAAGCAATT aaatggAAATGGTGTCGATCATAAACTCGATGAAAACGATCGCGCTGGACTTGCAAAAATGATCGAATTGTCTGCTCAAGTTTGGAAGGAAAAAACAGATCCATATCTTGTTTTCAACAGGCGAATCGGAAATATGTATACTCCATCACTCTTTGCTCAACTTTTAGCATACTTGGCAGCAGATGATTG CGTCACCGGGGAGAAAAGCATTTTATTCTTCGCCTATGGAAGTGGTCTAGCGTCAGCAATTTTCCCAGGAAGAGTTAGGCAGACATCTAATCTTGATAAAATTCGTCAAGTCGCAATAAGGGCGATTAAAAGGCTCGATGACCGAATTCAGTTTACTCCAGAAGAGTTTACagaaacattacaaaaaagAGAAGTTTTCCTACGATCAAAAG agattCCAAAATCTCCATCCGAAACTTCATTGTTTCCCAACACTTATTTCCTTGATAACATGGACAAGCTTTATCGCCGATCATATACTTTACACGAGGAACCAAACGGTGTTCAAAACGGGAACGGAATTCatcattaa